From one Gracilibacillus salinarum genomic stretch:
- a CDS encoding ABC transporter permease encodes MAIESNTLESKTKTIPTKNKGIKAFLKKCKDQQALLWMTVPFIIWVFIFKYLPVWGWTMAFQDFKPALGFSDQEWVGFKHFAFLFTDDRFLGVLRNTLAQSLINLVLGFLTAITLAVLINELSNMKFKRVVQTISYLPHFLSWVVAAALVSSVLSIDGIINDILMGLGLIDDEILWLGIGEYFWGILGAAETWKNVGWNAIIYLAAISMIDQEQYEAAKIDGASRIQRIFYITIPGMKSVIIVLLIMNIGYILEAGFEPQYLLGNGQNVEYSENIDVFVIKYGISMFNFSLATAAGMFKTVISFIFLIAANSFSKKMGQGGLY; translated from the coding sequence ATGGCAATCGAATCAAATACGTTGGAAAGCAAGACAAAAACAATTCCAACGAAAAATAAGGGCATCAAAGCCTTTTTGAAAAAGTGTAAAGATCAACAGGCTCTATTATGGATGACCGTTCCGTTTATTATCTGGGTATTTATCTTTAAATATTTACCGGTATGGGGCTGGACGATGGCTTTTCAGGATTTTAAACCAGCGCTAGGCTTTTCGGATCAGGAATGGGTCGGATTTAAACATTTTGCTTTTTTATTTACTGATGATCGTTTTCTTGGAGTTCTAAGAAATACATTGGCACAGAGTTTGATCAATCTTGTATTAGGCTTTTTAACAGCTATTACTCTAGCAGTATTAATCAATGAATTATCGAATATGAAGTTTAAACGAGTAGTACAGACAATCAGTTATTTACCACATTTCCTTTCATGGGTAGTTGCTGCTGCACTTGTTTCATCAGTATTATCAATTGACGGGATTATTAATGATATTTTAATGGGGCTAGGTTTGATAGATGATGAAATTCTTTGGTTAGGAATTGGCGAATATTTCTGGGGAATTTTAGGTGCTGCTGAAACTTGGAAAAATGTTGGCTGGAATGCGATTATTTATCTTGCTGCGATTTCGATGATCGATCAGGAGCAGTACGAAGCTGCCAAAATTGACGGTGCTTCGAGAATCCAGCGAATATTTTACATTACGATTCCTGGTATGAAATCCGTTATTATTGTGCTGTTAATTATGAATATCGGCTACATTCTGGAAGCAGGTTTTGAGCCACAGTATTTACTTGGAAACGGGCAAAACGTCGAATACTCAGAGAACATTGATGTCTTCGTTATTAAATATGGTATTTCGATGTTTAATTTTTCATTGGCAACCGCTGCAGGTATGTTCAAAACCGTTATCAGTTTCATCTTTTTAATTGCAGCCAACTCGTTTTCAAAGAAAATGGGTCAAGGCGGACTGTACTAG
- a CDS encoding carbohydrate ABC transporter permease: MLKKRKKASYMKTKEDLIFDTSNIIFMIILCVFMLYPFLNQIAISLNDATDSVRGGIYLWPREFTWHNYEHVFEKAAIYQAIFISVLRTLVGAGVGLFCTAMVAYAIAQPHFIFKKSVTIIFIMTMYFNGGLIPTFLLMRDLHLIGSFWVYILPTLISAFNLIIMRSFIEGLPSSIFESAKIDGAGDFKIFFKIVLPLSLPVLATVALFVAVFQWNQWFDVFLYNSSQEHLTTLQYELMKILQNSSTTSSGDMASAFANSAGGESNMVTPKSIQATMTIVASLPIIMIYPFLQRYFVKGMTLGAVK; encoded by the coding sequence ATGTTGAAAAAACGCAAAAAAGCAAGTTATATGAAAACAAAAGAGGATCTGATTTTCGACACATCTAATATTATTTTTATGATTATCCTGTGTGTGTTTATGTTATATCCTTTTTTAAATCAAATTGCGATTTCCTTGAATGATGCAACCGATTCTGTACGAGGAGGGATTTACTTATGGCCAAGAGAATTTACCTGGCATAATTATGAGCATGTATTTGAGAAAGCAGCAATCTATCAAGCTATTTTCATCTCTGTCTTACGAACGCTTGTCGGAGCTGGGGTCGGTCTGTTCTGTACTGCAATGGTAGCTTATGCCATTGCTCAGCCTCATTTTATCTTCAAAAAATCGGTCACGATCATTTTTATCATGACGATGTATTTTAATGGTGGATTAATTCCGACTTTTTTACTAATGAGGGATTTGCACTTGATCGGATCTTTTTGGGTATATATTTTACCAACATTAATAAGTGCTTTTAACTTGATTATTATGCGTTCCTTTATAGAGGGACTGCCAAGCAGTATTTTTGAATCAGCTAAAATTGATGGAGCAGGTGATTTTAAGATATTCTTTAAGATTGTGCTGCCGTTGTCTCTACCAGTGTTAGCAACAGTAGCACTGTTTGTTGCCGTGTTCCAATGGAACCAGTGGTTTGATGTCTTCCTCTACAATTCCAGTCAAGAACACCTGACTACTTTACAATATGAGCTAATGAAAATCTTGCAAAATTCAAGTACGACATCGAGTGGGGATATGGCTTCAGCCTTTGCTAATTCCGCTGGGGGAGAATCCAATATGGTAACACCAAAGTCGATTCAGGCAACGATGACGATTGTAGCCAGTTTACCGATCATTATGATCTATCCGTTTTTGCAGCGCTATTTTGTGAAAGGGATGACACTTGGGGCGGTGAAGTAG
- a CDS encoding ABC transporter permease, translating to MEGVSKIRHNQLLKSGMWGSIKKDWQLYSLILLPVIYLIIFKYGPMFGNIIAFRRFMPGGSIIGEEWVGLQYFKMFLNDPTFYNVFANTFILAFLLLVITFPAPIIFALLLNELKNQLFKRFIQTASYLPHFFSVVVVAGMVFEILSLNGPVNSLLAGWGFEKISFMQLPEWFRTVFVSVDLWQGLGWGAILYLAALTGINDELYEAAKIDGANRWQQTMHITIPGLLPTIVVLLILNIGNFLQIGFEKVLLLYNPLTYETADVISTYVYRVGLESGSFSYGAAIGLFESIIGLILVLGANYLSKRITDNSLW from the coding sequence ATGGAGGGTGTTAGTAAAATCAGACATAATCAACTGTTGAAAAGCGGTATGTGGGGCAGTATTAAAAAAGATTGGCAATTATATTCATTGATCTTATTGCCAGTTATCTACTTAATTATTTTTAAATATGGTCCAATGTTTGGAAATATTATTGCGTTTAGAAGGTTTATGCCAGGTGGAAGCATTATTGGGGAAGAATGGGTCGGACTTCAATATTTTAAAATGTTTTTAAATGATCCTACTTTTTATAATGTGTTCGCTAACACATTTATACTTGCGTTTTTATTGCTTGTGATTACGTTTCCGGCTCCAATTATATTTGCATTACTTTTAAATGAATTGAAGAATCAGTTATTTAAGCGGTTTATTCAAACAGCTTCTTACTTACCGCATTTTTTCTCAGTGGTGGTTGTTGCTGGTATGGTCTTTGAGATACTTTCTCTTAATGGTCCAGTAAACAGTTTACTAGCTGGCTGGGGATTTGAAAAAATTAGCTTTATGCAACTGCCCGAATGGTTCAGGACCGTTTTTGTCAGTGTTGATTTATGGCAAGGATTAGGCTGGGGTGCCATTCTATATCTGGCAGCATTGACCGGTATTAACGATGAATTATATGAAGCTGCAAAAATAGATGGTGCTAATCGTTGGCAGCAAACAATGCATATTACTATCCCGGGGTTATTGCCAACGATCGTCGTATTATTAATATTAAACATTGGGAATTTCCTACAAATAGGGTTTGAGAAAGTATTGTTACTTTATAATCCATTAACATATGAAACGGCTGATGTTATTTCAACTTATGTTTATCGAGTTGGTCTGGAATCTGGAAGTTTTAGTTATGGAGCAGCGATTGGACTATTTGAATCTATAATTGGCTTAATACTTGTACTAGGCGCCAATTATCTCTCCAAAAGAATCACGGATAACAGTCTCTGGTAG
- a CDS encoding carbohydrate ABC transporter permease, which produces MESWQYKVFKVFNVTLLLFIVFVTLFPFINIVAQSFSSESYINAGEVSLWPKGFNFDTYEVIMSDTMFWINYKNTVIYTLVGTFISLVLSTMIAYPLSKTRLRGRRFLTLFFVFTMFFNGGLIPNYVLVTSLGFGNSLWAIVIPNAISVFNMLIMRTFFQNIPDELEEAAIMDGCNTFGILFKIILPLSKPIIATMMLFYAVAHWNSWFPAFIFFTDKELFPVSIYLRNMIKGAETALGAGATSADNMVQISANIKSVTMVLTVLPILLVYPYIQKYFVSGVMLGSVKG; this is translated from the coding sequence ATGGAATCATGGCAATATAAGGTGTTTAAGGTTTTTAATGTAACATTATTACTTTTTATCGTATTTGTTACTTTGTTTCCTTTTATTAATATTGTGGCACAGTCATTTAGTTCAGAGTCATATATCAATGCTGGGGAAGTCAGTCTCTGGCCAAAAGGGTTCAATTTTGATACTTATGAAGTGATCATGTCAGATACGATGTTTTGGATCAATTATAAAAATACAGTTATTTATACATTGGTAGGTACGTTCATTTCTTTAGTTTTATCAACGATGATTGCGTATCCTTTGTCTAAAACAAGATTGAGAGGAAGAAGATTTTTAACATTATTCTTCGTTTTTACAATGTTTTTTAACGGAGGTTTAATTCCTAACTATGTACTTGTTACTTCTTTAGGATTTGGTAACAGTCTTTGGGCAATTGTTATCCCAAATGCGATAAGCGTTTTTAACATGCTAATTATGAGGACATTTTTTCAGAATATTCCAGATGAATTGGAAGAAGCGGCTATTATGGATGGATGTAATACATTTGGGATTCTGTTCAAGATCATTTTACCTTTGTCTAAACCGATTATCGCAACAATGATGCTATTCTATGCAGTTGCACACTGGAACTCCTGGTTCCCGGCGTTTATCTTCTTTACGGATAAAGAATTGTTCCCCGTTTCCATTTATTTAAGGAATATGATTAAAGGTGCTGAAACAGCGCTTGGTGCTGGTGCAACCAGTGCAGATAACATGGTTCAGATTTCAGCCAATATTAAATCAGTCACGATGGTGCTAACGGTATTACCTATCTTATTAGTTTATCCATATATTCAAAAGTATTTTGTTTCGGGTGTCATGCTTGGTTCTGTTAAAGGTTAG
- a CDS encoding ABC transporter substrate-binding protein: protein MSKKGIGYSFLTFILSVVLLGSLVACSDSESSNEQDNSSAESVAMDDYQAGDSFKAKEPVTFSTLFSDHPNYPLKEDWTFLQELTEKTNVTLDITSVPFSDYTEKRSLLISSGDAPYIIPKTYPGEETQFVASGAIIPISDYVDMMPNYQKKVEEWEIEPFLEGLRQKDGKYYVLPGLHEDVWPDYSLAVRTDIMEELGLEEPTTWEEVEEMLQEMKKAYPDSYPFSDRFQFNSTLGIAATGFGTKAGWGLGNMLEYVEEDDEFIFSPTTDEYRSMVEYFSGLVEQGLLDPESVTQEDDQAIEKFTNGKSFVINTNGQTLTQYRDTMDDTLGEGNYEIKKIVVPGGPAGQLMEGGKLENGIMFTKAAAEDPNFEAMLQFIDWLLYSDEGLEFAKWGVEGETFTKENGERQLTENITFRGMNPDGEEDLQIDHGFSGGNFSYGGPTELLHSMFSEEEVEFQNAMHETKELILPDPPIRYDATQLEQSTLLSTPIKDSVEQNTLKFIVGDRSMDEWDTFVKEIEAKNVQGYVDLANEVYQNNK, encoded by the coding sequence ATGTCTAAAAAAGGTATTGGATACTCGTTTTTAACATTTATTTTATCAGTAGTTTTGCTGGGAAGTTTAGTGGCATGCAGTGATTCGGAGTCATCAAACGAGCAAGATAACAGCTCAGCTGAAAGTGTTGCAATGGATGATTATCAAGCGGGGGACAGTTTTAAAGCGAAAGAACCTGTTACGTTTTCAACGCTTTTCAGTGATCATCCAAACTATCCATTGAAGGAAGACTGGACTTTTTTGCAGGAATTAACAGAAAAAACAAATGTCACGTTAGATATAACATCCGTACCATTTAGTGATTATACGGAGAAACGAAGCTTGCTGATCAGCAGTGGTGATGCACCATATATTATTCCAAAAACATATCCAGGTGAAGAAACACAATTTGTTGCTTCTGGCGCTATTATACCGATTAGTGATTATGTTGACATGATGCCAAACTATCAAAAAAAGGTGGAGGAATGGGAGATTGAACCGTTCCTGGAAGGGCTCCGTCAAAAGGATGGAAAATATTATGTATTACCTGGTCTTCATGAAGATGTCTGGCCGGATTACAGTTTAGCAGTTCGAACAGATATTATGGAAGAATTGGGACTGGAAGAACCTACTACATGGGAAGAAGTGGAAGAGATGCTTCAAGAGATGAAAAAAGCTTATCCTGATTCTTATCCTTTCTCAGACCGGTTTCAATTTAATAGTACTCTAGGAATAGCAGCGACTGGTTTCGGTACCAAAGCCGGCTGGGGTCTAGGAAACATGCTAGAGTATGTAGAAGAAGACGACGAATTTATTTTTTCTCCAACAACAGACGAATATCGGTCAATGGTGGAATACTTCAGTGGTCTCGTTGAACAGGGATTACTGGATCCTGAGAGTGTTACACAAGAAGATGATCAAGCAATCGAAAAATTCACAAATGGTAAATCTTTTGTCATTAATACAAATGGTCAAACGTTAACCCAATATCGTGATACGATGGACGATACCCTAGGTGAAGGTAATTATGAAATTAAGAAAATTGTAGTACCAGGTGGTCCTGCGGGGCAGTTAATGGAAGGTGGTAAATTGGAGAATGGTATTATGTTTACCAAAGCCGCTGCAGAAGATCCAAACTTTGAAGCGATGCTGCAATTTATCGATTGGTTACTTTATAGTGACGAAGGGTTAGAATTTGCTAAATGGGGAGTAGAAGGGGAAACTTTCACGAAAGAAAATGGTGAACGTCAATTAACGGAAAACATTACGTTCCGTGGAATGAATCCAGACGGAGAGGAAGATCTTCAGATTGATCATGGCTTCTCTGGTGGTAATTTCTCTTATGGCGGTCCAACTGAACTCCTACATTCTATGTTTAGTGAAGAAGAAGTGGAATTCCAGAATGCCATGCATGAAACAAAGGAATTGATTTTGCCTGATCCACCAATCCGTTATGATGCAACGCAGTTAGAGCAATCAACACTGTTAAGCACACCAATAAAAGATTCAGTGGAACAAAATACGTTGAAGTTTATTGTTGGTGACCGAAGTATGGATGAATGGGATACCTTTGTAAAAGAAATCGAAGCAAAAAATGTTCAAGGATACGTGGATTTAGCAAATGAAGTGTACCAGAATAATAAATAA
- a CDS encoding Nif3-like dinuclear metal center hexameric protein, protein MVTVQQVINDLRSNTPSHVPTVDTIKFGDKNKDVKGIAVAYMPSYQAILKAISNDANMLICHEGLFYRHDDNSVEDKSDVFIEKKRLIEESGLTVFRYHDHIHRLQPDGIEQGMINTLAWQPFLIEHQSVYSLFKLPTQTLELLLTELKQKLVVDRLRYVGNLTANISKVALLVGYRGGGATALPPFVHDDVDAVIYGEGPEWETPEYVRDANAIGNNKAAIILGHLESEEPGMYYLAEKLRQRYPGIPVSFIASENCIKTM, encoded by the coding sequence ATGGTGACAGTTCAACAGGTTATAAATGATTTGAGAAGCAACACTCCATCTCATGTTCCTACTGTAGATACGATAAAGTTTGGTGACAAGAATAAAGATGTGAAAGGAATAGCAGTAGCTTATATGCCGAGTTATCAAGCTATCCTAAAGGCGATAAGCAATGATGCTAATATGCTTATCTGTCATGAAGGACTGTTTTATCGTCATGATGACAATAGCGTGGAAGATAAAAGTGATGTATTTATCGAAAAAAAGAGATTGATTGAAGAATCTGGGTTAACTGTTTTCCGTTATCATGATCACATTCACAGATTACAGCCTGATGGTATCGAACAAGGAATGATCAACACACTTGCCTGGCAACCTTTTTTAATAGAGCATCAATCGGTATATTCGTTATTTAAGCTGCCGACACAAACATTAGAACTGTTATTAACAGAGTTGAAGCAGAAATTAGTAGTTGATCGATTACGATATGTGGGAAATTTGACTGCAAATATTAGTAAAGTGGCATTGTTAGTAGGATACAGGGGAGGTGGAGCTACAGCACTTCCACCATTTGTTCATGATGATGTTGATGCTGTTATTTATGGAGAAGGGCCTGAATGGGAAACGCCAGAATATGTAAGGGATGCAAACGCAATCGGGAATAACAAAGCAGCAATTATACTTGGGCATTTAGAAAGCGAAGAGCCAGGCATGTACTATCTAGCCGAAAAACTGAGACAGAGATACCCCGGTATACCCGTATCATTTATAGCTTCAGAGAATTGTATAAAAACGATGTAA
- a CDS encoding DUF624 domain-containing protein: protein MEYNQGGFFRFSYYVYQLLILNLLFVLTNILLFAALIILIPSISNALLYYIAFIPTGPSLAALFHSLSSVMKENGHSFVKDFLSAYKNNFVDVLKVWVPIITVFFILLIDIQYFNQNPTLINQVLNGIFIVLLLLLVLLSIYSLMITTHYTFRLRDTYRLSIFYMLTWIKRSTGNIAILFLTVVFMFFTSDFIILFISSLVAWFLVLNTLPVIHDVGTSFVKTEKEGQTQTI from the coding sequence TTGGAGTATAATCAAGGTGGATTTTTTCGATTTTCTTATTATGTATATCAGTTGCTAATTTTAAATCTTTTATTCGTTCTGACAAATATTTTGCTGTTTGCGGCATTAATTATACTGATACCTAGCATCTCTAATGCTTTACTGTACTACATTGCTTTCATTCCAACTGGTCCCTCATTAGCTGCTTTATTTCACAGTTTGTCGTCCGTAATGAAAGAGAATGGTCATTCTTTTGTGAAAGATTTTTTATCAGCATACAAGAACAATTTTGTCGATGTATTAAAAGTATGGGTTCCAATCATTACTGTTTTTTTTATATTATTAATTGATATTCAGTATTTTAATCAGAATCCTACACTAATAAATCAGGTATTGAATGGCATATTTATCGTATTGTTATTACTACTGGTTTTATTATCTATCTATTCACTTATGATTACGACACACTATACATTTAGATTAAGAGATACGTATCGTCTCTCTATTTTTTACATGTTGACGTGGATCAAACGCTCAACAGGAAATATTGCGATATTATTTTTAACGGTTGTGTTTATGTTTTTTACATCAGATTTTATTATTCTCTTTATTTCCAGCCTTGTAGCATGGTTCCTGGTGTTAAATACACTACCGGTTATTCACGATGTTGGAACAAGTTTTGTCAAAACGGAAAAAGAAGGCCAAACACAAACAATATAG